One window of the Perca fluviatilis chromosome 5, GENO_Pfluv_1.0, whole genome shotgun sequence genome contains the following:
- the si:dkey-151g10.3 gene encoding serine/threonine-protein kinase WNK2 isoform X4 produces MDRGRRTRSRRAGPTHKGRGHAAPPQTSPPPTLRRGKRQEEEGGGGGGGGGGGGEASQEGKENPVRPISFSTPCLLVDTGQKRLRREKRFFRKSVEICEEDNEVEVLPEAPHSAPHLELRSDSVFTSSVQQQGAASSCAAMGHDPSFPSSSQEPGKEVPSSAPTQRGKERDREQEEEAEMKAVATSPGGRFLKFDIELGRGAFKTVYKGLDTETWVEVAWCELQDRKLTKAEQQRFKEEAEMLKGLQHPNIVRFYDSWESVLRGKKCIVLVTELMTSGTLKTYLKRFKVMKPKVLRSWCRQILKGLHFLHTRTPPIVHRDLKCDNIFITGPTGSVKIGDLGLATLMRTSFAKSVIGTPEFMAPEMYEEHYDESVDVYAFGMCMLEMATSEYPYSECQNAAQIYRKVTSGIKPASFDKVNDPEIKEIIECCIRQNKSQRLSIRDLLNHAFFGEDTGVRVELAEEDTGTQDCLALRIWVEDPKKLKGKHKDNEAIEFSYDLENDSAEEVALEMVKSGFFHESDAKVVGKSIRDRVNLIKKSRERRQQQQLLQQQQGFEERRDSTLTSYTLSHPSCPSSLGPGAAGQTGGGGGQESEEPPEVDQHVRQQPIFSGTNLSLPEGESIGSASCESYASGQSQAYCQQGQSYTHSQTALPPIASSTGTLAHHQMLPIGESGSVPNVPIGHSFSMSSMSVGQSGGGPVGQTFLQPITMVPQVSPSLPQQYFQSQTFSSDATPHGSLAPSQSYIPPVSLQAPINVLTTSMSVRDPAGLEGSIVPLAQETQPPATPMQLTDIIPQPAPQQTQPVMIPQQTIVQQQQIGMDPQTSTFQQQPQQQMEAQATQLEQPVSATKPTTEHHPQSLSAISVQKHLHEPQQQIYVQQPVPPVHTTPQQQVLPTQPGMEQRAMSLPQPGEQPQTYKQQPTGDPREQTMIQPHLQQQFQQTLLQQQQLIEQHHTYVQQQLEQQQQKALLQQQQQQQAQLQQHQLEQQQALIHKQLLDQQQQQALIQQQQEQQQGLVQQQQPQQALLQHQLEPPLQQPQQSQLYQQIGIQKEPEKLQQSGQHHQQIVSQQQPQQTQQQKEQLQQQALLRQMEQQQQQALIQQHLQQQAILQHHQLQQKAQLKQQQHEQQQVQLKHQIEQQQQALLQQQFEQQRQQQVLLQQQQAERLQQQALIQQQIQEQQQQAAIIQLQQIEKQEAVPIPQSNSEQQIQQQPTDIQHVCIPKLNTTTFTPHTTLTQQQVMEQKQQGALIQQQQAFVAQTQHHSSVMEPIIPVGAPPGNEVIQHQTQIVSQAQVPMAVQTTHIPVQTLAVVPAQVLTQQEQSEAHPQNQVPVQFIAQSAVQAAQAIVEAQGTPPVAVIQGQTHIIQTQQIPLQTSYPGPATLTQSQVTAQPLIQTQPLHLTIGQSQVPHVQGPTVDIQMMGQQSLATVQPPAAITSIPSQIQHETLVQQPGLMQPQLQQHTQGQPPSHMHAQATAGLFPPQYVPQPTHQAMPSVQQDITPITQQQQQQEPVLQYQQIILSPSSTGSVGTTTESLSSAVDPANFVVTPHPVQQTGQAYGPGQTTLHPVVQAQQQPLGGTADPSVIQSISQPPMPQSAVQYQQQLQLSQAQQPLAPPSQQAQLLAQPIPTPIQQPLPIKQALIALNESQLPSQCPPASHLATHPSAQIGPSNVAESQSHNRTLPLYSHLVAGAPPSPQHQAKQMLPAHTQTSFQVQTHSQMQTQTQPHSHTQTHTETPIAEQPVQPHAVFPAQKMPLSPSHTSCPPTSLPSLPFLLSHHPPVAPVPELPTSPPEAQVTLPRQADFIPTSPPPVTTLQLLESNAPKLPQASLQDCDLSLLGIVQDGPYLSSTEHHSSSGSVPANGEETLQLLANGKFEKLKTQRRASCQRPEKVSHQFQLSMLQVSGSGDNMVECQLETHTNKMVTFKFDIEGDAPEDIAEYMVEEDFVLDVEKEKFVEQLRAIVKKAHEILQTHSQTGSTDQLHVSTPTSSSVDSVPHSSPVGRWRFFINQTIRHRDSLSGQGAGTPPPTAEMRIPQSTVRTVENEASQSLESLTRMAPPPCPTLSATSPSISTVSAPASIASSATAAPAPHTTASESISAPASTLEASVPVTASSGIDLPVLTSASVNQMSSVPSSIAIPAAAANLPTLSTAPIVVSSTPTTIIHDVLSSPGSSGCYNVGQIIGDTVTTAPRLYVPAVDQSSTSFHSPPAAAVTSSVVSQLDMEQQQTLTQVAKPAPQQPQQQPQLQAIQLEQQVQQMQQTTPQQQPLLQHQVYQEQIQLQQERALQQSLQQLQHQQLMQQQIPLQQQLTDMQAVPLLGHTELLQQSVPLQQFLPSMPVQQTQQPLLQQQTPQYTPQLLQQPQLQQLPQQVMAPQAAAVPQQQAHIDHQQLNLQQTIHLQQQQMVQQQLQQQQPQLFMGAVALKPDQSQMLPLSISQQFLQQQAQLNVSAVLQQQIPQQTQIPAELPQQHIQSQKQLQHTEQQQEVVKAMDTPKKKQQFVLQKQSSLQMSESEVSTGETSFTEDTCSYSTPFHPSSDSSMPPLQLGIAEGPVPALSLTMTPSPAQPSSVAESDSEGPPKIEFVDNRIKTLDEKLRNLLYQEYSSGAAPAGGAASGPTSAASTSAGGDESSEPQSLHHMSFPPPASSSDTSPHSSSSSSSSTSSRSSSTSPDPERDGRGEKASSEVPSFVEMAPVEQQPGPSLPSTSASSTPPTSLLPPNDDESTGPQRPPVPGEPTILAVPPHSDTSTTGDASWPPNQHPIPLRHGQQKHNAGGGYFGLNLTCPSIRNPVSKKSWTRKFKNWACKLRHSASLFKKPRVQQDGCSSSQALREEKEAPPLNPPHSRKGRFHVTPVPQSSPPKAVPSGHGSTHRKVGRFSVTQAETKKQDRQTDSSPVSPDLERERRRSRAKEGEKDESKRTPAMAHLPRGHGHSHSPLGSSDDDDDECELEDEDLRKELHKLREKHIKEVVSLQSQQNRELQELYRQLRSLKDQRQSLPASLSRTPPLPMGPPVLSPRRPRPAKIKIRPRPHSHMDNNGVTHSGIQQSSSFSGGEQSRLPLNCNPEHCTSLPAKRDHSPLRKSTFTDELHKLVDNWTKETAGPAPPKPSLNQIKQIQQVQELGGWSQPTEVAPPGWFPVASLNPQAPPTPASLPVAAPSQYPGGGSLSTLHSPGPPPQTHMAQVPPMQQSLHLHQSLPLQQMTYQQSPLCQQIPQPRMQTAIQSQSQPQTQPITQLPHSPPQSQPLLPSQMPTYSVSTAVSMLPGSGTTAPTDSTAATGGTFCSCSSPSSTTSSSCSTVALPSSAKIHPTPPTSTLPLGQK; encoded by the exons GATCGCAAGCTGACCAAGGCGGAGCAGCAACGCTTCAAGGAGGAGGCAGAGATGCTGAAGGGGCTCCAGCACCCCAACATCGTCCGCTTCTATGATTCCTGGGAGTCTGTGCTCCGTGGCAAGAAGTGCATTGTCCTGGTCACTGAACTCATGACTTCAGGAACACTCAAAAC TTACCTGAAGCGCTTTAAGGTGATGAAACCCAAGGTCTTGAGGAGCTGGTGTCGGCAAATCCTGAAGGGGCTTCACTTCCTTCACACCAGGACTCCTCCAATAGTCCATCGGGACCTGAAGTGTGACAACATCTTCATAACAGGCCCCACAGGCTCGGTCAAGATAGGTGACCTGGGACTGGCCACTCTTATGAGGACCTCCTTTGCCAAGAGTGTCATAG GAACCCCGGAGTTTATGGCTCCAGAGATGTATGAGGAGCACTATGATGAGTCTGTTGATGTCTACGCCTTCGGGATGTGCATGCTGGAGATGGCCACTTCAGAATACCCCTACTCTGAGTGCCAAAATGCTGCTCAGATCTATCGCAAAGTCACAAGT GGTATAAAGCCAGCCAGCTTTGATAAAGTGAATGACCCAGAGATCAAAGAGATCATTGAATGCTGCATTCGTCAGAACAAGAGCCAGAG ACTCTCCATCCGAGACCTCCTGAACCATGCATTCTTTGGGGAGGACACAGGGGTGCGGGTGGAGCTGGCAGAGGAGGACACAGGCACCCAGGACTGTCTGGCTCTCCGGATTTGGGTTGAAGATCCCAAGAAGCTAAAGGGGAAGCACAAAGACAACGAAGCCATCGAGTTCAGCTATGACCTGGAGAATGATAGCGCTGAGGAAGTGGCTCTAGAGATG gtAAAGTCAGGATTCTTCCATGAGAGTGATGCGAAGGTGGTGGGAAAATCCATCCGGGACCGAGTAAATCTGATCAAAAAGTCACGGGAGCGtcgacagcagcagcagctcctccagcagcagcagggcttCGAAGAAAGAAGAGACTCCACTCTCACCTCCTACACCTTATCTCATCCATCCTGCCCATCCTCACTGGGGCCAGGGGCAGCTGgacagacaggaggaggaggagggcaggAGTCTGAAGAGCCACCTGAGGTGGACCAGCATGTCCGACAGCAACCCATTTTCAGTGGGACAAACCTTAGTTTGCCAG AAGGTGAGAGCATTGGGTCTGCCAGCTGTGAATCCTATGCAAGCGGACAGAGCCAGGCGTACTGTCAGCAAGGGCAATCCTACACCCACTCCCAGACTGCTCTCCCCCCTATAGCATCT AGCACTGGCACATTGGCTCATCATCAAATGCTCCCAATTGGTGAGAGTGGAAGTGTTCCAAATGTGCCTATTGGTCATAGTTTTAGTATGTCCAGCATGTCCGTAGGCCAAAGTGGAGGAGGACCTGTTGGTCAGACATTTCTTCAGCCCATTACCATGGTTCCACAGGTATCACCAAGTCTCCCTCAACAATATTTTCAG TCACAAACATTCTCATCAGATGCCACTCCCCATGGGTCATTGGCCCCCTCACAGTCATACATACCCCCTGTTTCACTACAAGCACCCATTAATGTTCTCACTACATCCATGTCAGTCAGGGATCCTGCTGGACTAGAGGGGAGCATTGTGCCCCTCGCTCAGGAGACCCAACCCCCTGCCACTCCCATGCAGCTCACTGACATCATTCCCCAGCCAGCACCCCAGCAAACACAGCCTGTCATGATCCCTCAGCAGACTATTGTCCAACAACAACAGATAGGGATGGATCCCCAGACCTCCACCTTTCAGCAGCAGCCGCAACAGCAAATGGAGGCCCAGGCCACTCAGCTCGAACAACCAGTTAGTGCCACTAAGCCAACAACGGAACATCATCCACAGAGTCTTTCAGCTATTTCTGTCCAGAAACATCTACATGAGCCTCAGCAGCAGATCTATGTACAGCAGCCTGTTCCTCCTGTCCACACAACTCCTCAGCAGCAAGTATTACCTACACAACCAGGTATGGAGCAGCGAGCTATGTCATTACCACAGCCAGGGGAGCAACCTCAGACTTACAAACAGCAACCAACAGGGGATCCTCGTGAACAGACTATGATACAACCACATCTGCAACAACAGTTTCAGCAAACTCTGTTACAACAGCAACAACTGATTGAGCAACATCATACGTACGTCCAGCAACAGCTtgaacagcaacaacaaaaagcactgcttcaacagcagcaacaacaacaggcCCAACTACAACAACATCAACTGGAGCAGCAGCAAGCACTTATACACAAGCAATTGTTGgatcaacaacagcagcaagcTCTTATTCAACAGCAACAAGAGCAGCAGCAAGGTCTTgtacaacaacagcaaccacaaCAAGCACTTTTACAACATCAGTTAGAGCCTCCTTTACAGCAACCACAGCAGAGTCAGTTATATCAACAAATTGGAATACAAAAAGAACCAGAGAAGCTACAGCAAAGTGGACAACACCATCAACAAATTGTATCACAGCAGCAACCCCAGCAGACACAACAGCAAAAGGAACAATTGCAGCAGCAAGCCTTACTCCGACAAAtggaacaacaacagcaacaagcACTGATACAACAGCATCTGCAACAGCAGGCTATCTTACAACACCATCAGCTACAACAGAAAGCACAGCTAAAGCAACAGCAACATGAGCAGCAACAAGTGCAACTCAAACATCAgatagagcagcagcagcaagctcTGTTGCAACAACAGTTTGAGCAACAGCGTCAGCAACAAGTCctgttacaacaacaacaagcagaGAGATTACAGCAACAGGCTCTGATACAGCAACAAATtcaagagcagcagcagcaagcagCCATCATTCAACTTCAGCAAATTGAGAAGCAAGAGGCTGTCCCTATTCCACAAAGTAACAGTGAGCAGCAGATTCAGCAGCAACCAACTGATATACAGCATGTGTGTATCCCAAAACTAAACACTACTACGTTCACACCTCATACCACTCTCACACAGCAGCAAGTGATGGAGCAAAAGCAGCAAGGAGCATTGATCCAGCAGCAGCAAGCATTTGTTGCCCAGACGCAGCATCACAGCTCTGTGATGGAACCTATTATCCCAGTAGGAGCTCCACCCGGTAATGAGGTGATTCAGCACCAAACTCAAATTGTCTCACAGGCCCAGGTCCCCATGGCCGTTCAGACTACACACATCCCTGTCCAGACATTAGCTGTTGTCCCAGCTCAAGTCCTTACACAGCAAGAACAAAGTGAGGCTCATCCTCAGAACCAGGTCCCAGTCCAATTTATAGCCCAGTCCGCAGTCCAAGCAGCTCAGGCTATAGTGGAGGCCCAAGGAACTCCTCCTGTGGCAGTGATCCAGGGACAGACTCACATCATCCAGACCCAGCAAATTCCTTTACAGACTAGTTACCCAGGACCTGCCACTCTCACACAGAGCCAGGTAACTGCTCAGCCATTGATCCAGACTCAGCCTCTGCACCTGACAATTGGTCAGTCCCAGGTACCACATGTTCAAGGCCCAACTGTGGACATTCAGATGATGGGCCAACAAAGCCTAGCTACTGTCCAGCCTCCAGCTGCAATTACCTCAATTCCAAGTCAGATCCAACATGAGACTCTTGTTCAGCAGCCAGGACTCATGCAGCCCCAGCTCCAGCAACATACTCAAGGCCAGCCACCTAGTCACATGCATGCTCAGGCTACTGCTGGCCTTTTCCCCCCTCAGTATGTCCCTCAGCCTACCCACCAAGCCATGCCATCTGTACAACAGGATATAACTCCTATtacacaacagcagcagcaacaagagCCAGTACTGCAATATCAGCAGATTATTCTGTCTCCTAGCTCCACTGGAAGTGTTGGAACTACAACAGAAAGTCTCAGTTCTGCAGTTGACCCTGCAAACTTTGTTGTTACTCCTCATCCTGTGCAGCAGACTGGGCAAGCCTATGGTCCAGGCCAAACAACCCTACATCCAGTTGTTCAGGCCCAGCAGCAGCCCCTAGGAGGCACTGCTGACCCTTCAGTTATTCAGTCTATCTCCCAGCCTCCTATGCCTCAGTCTGCAGTGCAATACCAGCAACAGCTACAGCTTTCTCAAGCGCAGCAACCACTAGCTCCACCTTCTCAGCAGGCCCAGTTATTGGCACAGCCCATCCCAACTCCCATCCAGCAACCTCTTCCTATAAAGCAGGCTTTGATAGCCCTCAACGAGAGTCAGTTGCCCTCACAGTGCCCACCTGCTTCACATCTGGCGACCCATCCTTCTGCACAGATAGGCCCCAGTAATGTTGCAGAGTCTCAGTCTCACAACAGGACTCTGCCCCTCTATAGTCATCTAGTGGCAGGCGCCCCTCCGTCTCCGCAGCACCAAGCCAAGCAGATGCTGCCAGCTCACACACAAACCAGCTTTCAGGTCCAAACACACTCCcaaatgcagacacagacacaacctCATtctcacactcagacacacactgagacacctaTTGCTGAACAGCCTGTTCAACCCCATGCTGTTTTTCCTGCACAAAAAATGCCCCTCAGCCCCTCTCATACCTCATGTCCCCCAACATCACTACCATCTCTCCCATTCCTACTATCCCATCATCCTCCTGTTGCCCCTGTGCCAGAGCTGCCTACATCTCCGCCAGAGGCCCAGGTAACCTTACCAAGGCAGGCCGACTTTATACCCACCTCCCCTCCGCCTGTTACTACTCTACAATTGCTTGAATCTAATGCCCCCAAACTGCCCCAAGCCTCGCTGCAAGACTGTGACCTTTCCCTGCTGGGCATTGTTCAG GATGGTCCGTACCTGTCAAGTACAGAACATCATTCATCATCAGG GTCTGTTCCAGCTAATGGAGAAGAAACTCTTCAGCTCTTGGCCAATGGGAAGTTTGAGAAGTTAAAGACTCAAAGACGAGCTTCCTGCCAGAGGCCTGAGAAAGTTTCACATCAGTTTCAACTGAGTATGCTCCAG GTGTCAGGCAGTGGGGACAATATGGTGGAATGCCAGTTGGAAACCCATACCAACAAGATGGTGACATTTAAATTTGACATTGAAGGGGATGCACCAGAGGACATAGCAGAGTACATG GTGGAGGAGGACTTTGTCCTTGATGTGGAGAAAGAGAAATTTGTTGAGCAGCTTAGAGCCATAGTTAAGAAAGCTCATGAAATTCTTCAAACACATTCACAG ACTGGATCAACTGACCAGTTGCATGTGAGCACTCCCACTAGTTCTTCAG TAGACTCAGTGCCCCATTCCTCCCCAGTGGGACGCTGGCGCTTCTTTATCAACCAGACCATCCGCCATAGAGATTCTCTATCCGGTCAAGGAGCAGGCACGCCACCACCCACTGCAGAGATGAGGATACCTCAGTCTACAGTGAGAA CTGTAGAAAATGAAGCATCCCAGAGTCTGGAGTCCTTGACTAGAATGGCCCCTCCCCCCTGCCCCACCCTTTCTGCCACCTCCCCTTCAATCTCCACTGTCTCAGCCCCTGCCTCCATCGCCTCCTCAGCCACTGCTGCTCCGGCTCCTCACACAACTGCCTCTGAAAGCATCTCGGCACCAGCCTCCACTCTTGAAGCCTCTGTCCCTGTCACTGCTTCAAGTGGTATTGATCTGCCAGTCCTCACCTCAGCTTCTGTTAACCAAATGTCCAGTGTTCCCTCATCCATAGCaatacctgctgctgctgctaacctCCCCACCTTGTCTACTGCTCCTATTGTTGTGTCTTCCACACCCACTACCATTATCCATGatgttctctcctctcctggAAGCAGTGGTTGCTACAATGTTGGTCAAATTATAGGGGATACAGTGACAACTGCTCCGAGGTTATATGTGCCTGCAGTGGACCAGTCTTCAACCTCTTTTCATTcccctcctgctgctgcagtgaCCTCTTCTGTGGTAAGCCAACTTGACatggagcagcagcagacactcACTCAGGTGGCCAAGCCAGCCCCACAACAgccacaacaacaaccacagctacaGGCAATACAGCTTGAACAACAGGTACAGCAGATGCAGCAGACAACGCCACAGCAACAACCGCTATTACAACATCAAGTGTACCAAGAACAAATTCAGCTGCAGCAGGAACGAGCACTACAACAATCTCTACAGCAGTTACAACATCAGCAACTAATGCAGCAACAAATTCCACTTCAACAACAGCTCACTGACATGCAGGCAGTGCCTCTTTTGGGTCATACAGAGTTGTTACAACAGTCTGTGCCTCTGCAGCAATTTCTGCCATCAATGCCTGTACAACAGACCCAACAACCCCTTCTTCAACAGCAAACACCACAGTATACCCCACAGTTGCTGCAACAGCCTCAGTTACAACAGTTACCACAGCAGGTTATGGCACCCCAAGCTGCTGCAGTGCCTCAACAGCAGGCCCACATTGATCACCAACAGTTAAACCTACAACAGACAATACACTTACAGCAACAGCAAATGGTGCAACAAcagctacagcagcagcaacctCAGCTTTTTATGGGTGCTGTGGCTTTAAAGCCAGATCAAAGCCAAATGCTGCCCCTGTCAATTAGTCAACAGTTTCTTCAACAACAGGCACAGTTAAATGTTAGCGCTGTACTGCAACAGCAGATTCCACAACAAACCCAAATCCCCGCTGAGCTGCCACAACAACATATACAGTCACAGAAACAGCTGCAACACACTGAGCAGCAACAAGAGGTGGTTAAAGCCATGGACACACCCAAGAAAAAGCAGCAGTTTGTGCTGCAGAAGCAGTCCTCTTTACAGATGTCCGAGTCAGAGGTGTCCACAGGAGAGACAAGTTTCACAGAGGACACATGCAGCTACTCTACCCCTTTTCACCCTTCCTCTGACTCCTCTATGCCTCCTCTCCAGCTAGGCATTGCTGAAGGCCCCGTACCCGCTCTCTCCCTTACAATGACACCTTCCCCTGCTCAGCCTTCCTCTGTGGCCGAGTCAGACAGTGAAGGCCCTCCCAAAATTGAATTTGTAGACAACCGCATAAAGACATTGGATGAAAAGCTGAGGAACTTGTTGTATCAGGAGTACAGCAGCGGGGCAGCACCGGCCGGGGGAGCGGCCTCTGGTCCTACATCAGCTGCCTCCACATCAGCAGGAGGAGACGAGTCATCTGAGCCACAGTCGCTCCACCACATGTCTTTCCCCCCACCTGCTTCCTCCTCAGATACTTCCCCTcactcctcatcctcctcttcctcctccacctcctcacgTTCCTCCTCTACCTCTCCTGACCCAGAGAGGGATGGCAGAGGAGAGAAAGCTTCCTCAGAAGTGCCCAGCTTTGTGGAGATGGCCCCGGTCGAGCAACAGCCTGGCCCATCTCTCCCCTCCACCTCTGCCTCGTCCACCCCGCCTACCTCTCTTCTGCCTCCCAATGACGATGAATCTACTGGTCCCCAGCGTCCACCTGTACCAGGAGAACCAACCATTCTT GCTGTACCCCCACACTCTGACACCAGTACCACTGGAGACGCATCGTGGCCCCCCAATCAGCACCCGATCCCCCTCCGGCATGGACAGCAGAAGCACAATGCAGGAGGTGGATATTTTGGCCTAAACCTGACATGTCCTAGTATCAGAAATCCTGTTAGCAAGAAATCCTGGACTCGCAAATTCAAAAACTGGGCGTGCAAACTGCGCCACTCCGCCAGCTTGTTCAAGAAGCCCAGAGTCCAGCAAG ATGGGTGCTCCAGCAGTCAGGCACttagagaggagaaggaggcgCCACCCCTAAATCCACCTCATTCCCGCAAAGGAAGATTTCAT GTAACTCCAGTGCCCCAGTCCTCTCCCCCGAAGGCTGTGCCATCAGGCCATGGCAGCACTCACAGGAAAGTCGGACGCTTCTCTGTAACCCAGGCTGAGACTAAGAAACAGGATAGGCAGACTGACAGCTCCCCGGTGTCTCCTGATTTGGAGAGGGAAAGGAGAAGATCTCGTgcaaaggagggagagaaagatgaAAGTAAAAGGACCCCAGCAATGGCTCACCTGCCTCGGGGTCATGGGCACAGCCACTCACCTCTGGGCAGcagcgatgatgatgatgatgagtgtGAGCTGGAGGATGAAGACCTGAGAAAAGAACTACACAAGCTCAGAGAGAA GCACATCAAAGAGGTGGTATCCCTTCAGTCCCAGCAGAACAGAGAGCTACAGGAGCTGTACAGACAGCTTCGTTCCCTCAAAGACCAAAGGCAGAGTCTGCCTGCCTCCCTGTCTCGAACCCCTCCTCTTCCCATGGGACCTCCTGTACTCTCTCCTCGTAGGCCCAGGCCAGCCAAAATCAAGATCCGGCCCCGGCCTCACTCTCACATGGATAACAATGGAGTTACGCACTCTG GGATTCAGCAGTCAAGTAGTTTCTCAGGTGGTGAACAGAGTAGACTGCCTCTAAACTGCAACCCAGAACACTGCACTTCACTGCCTGCTAAAAGAG ATCACAGTCCTCTAAGAAAAAGCACATTCACAGATGAACTGCACAAACTCGTTGATAATTGGACGAAGGAGACGGCGGGCCCTGCCCCGCCCAAGCCTTCGCTGAATCAAATCAAGCAGATTCAGCAGGTGCAGGAGTTGGGAGGCTGGAGCCAGCCGACGGAG GTGGCTCCACCAGGTTGGTTTCCAGTGGCATCACTGAACCCCCAGGCACCCCCGACCCCTGCCAGCTTGCCTGTGGCAGCCCCTTCCCAATACCCAGGTGGAGGAAGCCTGTCCACCCTGCACTCTCCGGGACCACCACCACAAACGCACATGGCTCAAGTGCCACCAATGCAGCAAAGTTTACACCTCCATCAGTCTCTCCCCCTCCAGCAGATGACCTATCAGCAGTCCCCACTCTGTCAGCAGATACCACAGCCCCGGATGCAAACTGCCATACAGTCCCAGTCACAACCACAGACACAACCCATCACCCAGCTGCCCCACTCACCACCTCAAAGCCAACCACTACTGCCTTCCCAAATGCCCACATATTCAGTGTCCACAGCTGTGTCAATGCTGCCTGGCAGTGGCACCACTGCACCCACAGATAGCACTGCTGCTACTGGGGGGACATTTTGCTCCTGTTCCTCACCCTCCTCAACCACTTCCTCCTCTTGCTCTACTGTTGCTCTACCTTCCAGTGCCAAAATTCACCCAACACCCCCTACCTCTACTCTTCCTCTGGGACAGAAATGA